One candidate division TA06 bacterium genomic window, TATAATTCTTCTGTTTTCGGCAACGGCACCGATACTTACTCCTGGGGTACTTGCTCCTGGAACGCCACCCTGCCAGTCGGGACTTCCTTGCAGGTTCAATTAAGATCGGGCAACACTGCCAATCCCGATGATGGAGCATGGAGCACCTGGTCGCCGGTGGTCAAATCGGGAGGCAAAGCCGGGCTGGCAAACTCCAAATATACGCAATATCAGGTGATATTCACTACCAATGATTATTTTGGAACCCCGACCGTAGACGGTTTCTCACTGGACTATCAGATAATCACCGGGATTGCCGGCGGGGCGGGGGAGGAATCGGGACGGAAATATTTCAAGATTAGTAATCTGCCGAAATTGGGGGGAGCGGATATCGTCTATCAACTCAGTGTCCCAGAAAGAGTAAGGATTAATATTTATAACATTGAAGGACGCTTGGTGGCGAACCTAGCGAATACTGTGCAATCTTCCGGGCAACATCAGCTTAAGTGGGAGGCAAAGAACGCATCAGGTTCCATGGTTTCATCGGGTATCTATATCTGCCGGGCCGAGATCGGCAGGGATATTTATTTTGGCAAGATAGTGCTGGTAAAATAGTCAATTTCTGATAATCCCCAAAAATGGCATGTCTTTAAGACATGCCATTTTTTATTGACCTGGTTTCAGTAATTGTGGTATAGTTACAATATATTTTATCGAATAACCAGCCATAATAAATTCAGGCTTTCCGTTAAAATGAAAGACAGCAGTTACTACAAACAACGGGTGGAGGCGGAAGTCCAAAAAAGGACTTACCGCTCTTCCAAATATTCCGACTGGCATCAGGAGATATTAAGTTATGTCCGGGGGGTAGTGCTGGACCTGGGCGCCGGCGACGGGGCTTTCACCGTCCCGCTGACCCGGCAGGGTCTCAGAGTAGTAGCCTGCGACCTTTCCCGCACCCGCCTGCAAAATCTAAAGGCTTGCACTTCCGAATTAGTAGAGTTGAATGCAATGGCAATACCATTCAAGCCATCTGTCTTTGATACTATTTTATTTATAGAAGTTCTAGAGCATCTGCCTGACAGGTCCGCTCAGCAAAGACTTTTGACGGAACTGGGGCGGGTCCTAAAGCCCGGCGGCGTAGTAGTTTTGACCACCCCCAACCGCCCGGTTTACCGGATCATGACCATGTTATGGAAATGGCTGGGAAGCCAGGAACCGGATCCCACCCATTATGCCGAACTAAGCTGGCCGGAATTGGAAGAACTCTGCCGGGAGAAGTTTGACATAGCCTATGTCCGGGGCAAAGCCGGCTTGATCCCGCTCTGCTTGGTGCAGAGATTGCTTTCAAAAAAATTATATCTATGTTACGACATCATGGTGGCGCTTAAACATAAGGGAAAGGCATAATGAAGCGTTTTATATCCGGTCCGGTCTTCAAAAAAACTGTCGCCACGGTTGTGATCCTTGTCATCGCCTTTTTCATGGGAAACCAGTTATACCGAAGCTGGCAGGATATTCCTTTTTCCAGCCTTCATATTAATTATCTCTGGCTGTTGGCTTCTTATCTGGGTTTGTTTGCCTCTTTCGGCTGCTCCATCAAAGCCTGGCAGATTATTTTGGACGGGCTGGGATCCCGAATGAATTTTACCCGGTCATGGTGGGTGATCACCGCTTCCCTCCTGGCCAAATACATCCCCGGGCACGTCTGGGCGGTGGGCGGCCGGATACTCCTGTGCAAAGCGGAGGGCGTCTCCGAAAAGATAAGCGGCACGGCCATGATCATAGAAATGATGGGGCTTCTGCTGGGCTCGCTTTTGGCGGGCATAGCCTGCATTCCATTTCTGCTGGCCCAGGGCGTACCTTCCTGGATCTGGCTGATGACCCTGCCGGCTGCGATACTGCTGTTGCTATTATTCTCCCCTTTGCTCATCATCATTTTACGCTGGATAGCCAGAGTATTATTAAAACGGGAGGTGGCTCTGACCGCTAATCCCGCCAGGTTTGGGGCGGCGGCGGCCTTATACTTTGCTTCCGCCCTGATTCAGGGTGCGGCATTTTTCCTTTTGATCAGGACGATATATCCCATAAGCCCGACCTATCTGCCGGGAGCAATAGGCTTATATAACGGAGCCTGGGCAGTAGGTTTTTTAAGCTTGATTACCCCAGGTGGTTTGGGGGTGCGGGAAGGGGCCATGGCTTTTTTGCTTAAATACTATATTCCG contains:
- a CDS encoding class I SAM-dependent methyltransferase; amino-acid sequence: MKDSSYYKQRVEAEVQKRTYRSSKYSDWHQEILSYVRGVVLDLGAGDGAFTVPLTRQGLRVVACDLSRTRLQNLKACTSELVELNAMAIPFKPSVFDTILFIEVLEHLPDRSAQQRLLTELGRVLKPGGVVVLTTPNRPVYRIMTMLWKWLGSQEPDPTHYAELSWPELEELCREKFDIAYVRGKAGLIPLCLVQRLLSKKLYLCYDIMVALKHKGKA
- a CDS encoding flippase-like domain-containing protein, whose amino-acid sequence is MKRFISGPVFKKTVATVVILVIAFFMGNQLYRSWQDIPFSSLHINYLWLLASYLGLFASFGCSIKAWQIILDGLGSRMNFTRSWWVITASLLAKYIPGHVWAVGGRILLCKAEGVSEKISGTAMIIEMMGLLLGSLLAGIACIPFLLAQGVPSWIWLMTLPAAILLLLLFSPLLIIILRWIARVLLKREVALTANPARFGAAAALYFASALIQGAAFFLLIRTIYPISPTYLPGAIGLYNGAWAVGFLSLITPGGLGVREGAMAFLLKYYIPVPLAVIISIMGRLWITIFEVMVALIGLRFRKQ